TCGCGCACGGCGTTCAGTCGATCATGGTCGGGCACATCGGCGCGCCGGAGCTGTCGCGCCACTTCCGGCCGGGTATTGCGGACCACGACATCATGCCGGGTACCCTCGCGCCCGAATTGCTGCAAGACCTCCTGCGCGGCGAGCTTGGCTTCAACGGCCTGATCCTGACCGACGCCTCGATCATGCTCGGGCTGACCTCGGCGATGCGCCGTCGCGAGGCCGTTCCGGCAACCATCGCGGCCGGCTGTGACATGTTCCTCTTCTTTCGCAACGCCGAGGAGGATTTCGGCTACATGCTCGACGGCTACCGGAACGGCGTCATCACCGAGGCGCGCCTGCACGAGGCGCTGGAGCGCATCCTCGGGCTGAAGGCGTCGCTCGGGCTGCACCGGACGCCGCGCGCGGCGCTCACGCCCCCACCCGAGGCGCTGTCCGTCGTCGGCTGCGAGGCGCACCGTGCGGTGGCCGCCAGCATCGCCGACAAGACCGTCACACTGGTCAAGGACACCCAGGGCAATCTGCCGCTGCGCCCGGAGACGCACCGCCGCATCCGTCTGTATGGCGTCACTGGCGAGCCAGACTTCACCGGGACGGACCAGACCGGCTACCTCCGTATCGCGCAGGAGGAGCTTGAACGGGCCGGCTTCGAGGTGCAGGCGTTCAAGACGGCCCAGCAGCGGATCGCCGAGGGCGAGACGGGGGTCACCTTCCACAGCATGGTGCAGAGCGAGGCGAACGCCGCCTACCCCGAGCGCTACGACGCGGCCATCATCTTCGCCAACGTCAAGGGATTCGCCCAGGAAGGCGTCATCCGCATCAAGTGGTCAACGGCGATGTCGCCCGAGATCCCCTGGTACGCCACCGAGGTGCCGACGGTGTTCGTGTCGCTCTCGTTGCCGAATCACCTGATCGACGTGCCGATGGTGAAGACGGTGATCCACGCCCACGTGCCGAGCCGCGAGGCGATCCGCGCGGTGGTGGAGAAGCTGCAGGGGCGGTCGCCGTTCCAGGGCACGTACAACGAGAACGTCTTCTGCGACTCGTTCGACACGCGCCGGTAGCGGCACTACGAGCGGCGCTACGGCAGCGACTGCACCAGCTCGATCCGCACCTCATCCGGCCCCTTGATGAACGCGATCCGCATGCTCGGACTGAAGTCCCACGGCTCGACCTCGATCTGCACCCCGCGCGACCGCAGCTCAGCCACCGTGGCGTCGATGTCGGCCACCTTCAGGCCAAAATGATCCGTCCCGAAGCGGCGCGCGCCGGCCTCGGCCAGCGTCTCGCCCTCGCGAGCCGGCCGCAGCAGCACCGGCGCCCCGCCGAGGCTGAGCGTCACGGAGGGAACCCCGCGCGACTCGCCGCGCCCGACCAGCGTCGCGCCGACGCCCTCGATGAACCAGTGCGCTGTAGCCTCCAGGTCGGAGCAGAAGACGTGGATGTGGTGAAACTCGTAGCCAGGTGCTGCGGACATACGCGACCTCCTCGTCCGTGCGTCGTCTGTATGGGGCCGTCTGTTGTGGAGGCGGCCCTGTGGCTTCTGTGGCTATCACGACGAGTCTGGCAGGCTGGTGCGTCCAGCCTGCCAGACCGCGGATGCGCCTGGGGAGGTTACTCTGCCGCCTCGCCCACGTCCCACTTCACCTCGCGAGAGCCGTCCGCGCCCTTGACCGAGGTGATCTCGACCTTCAGCAGCCGCCGGGTCCGCCGGTCGCCGCTGTAGTCCGCGCCCCGGTAACGGTGGCTCAGGCGGTTGATATGGTTGCCGCCCGGGTCCTCGGCCGCCTCGACGACTTTCCCATAGACCTGCGCCCAGCGCCAGAGGTTGGCGGGGTCCATGACGAAGAAGGTGACCTTGCCGCTCGCCTCCATGCGGTGCAGCCAGATGCGCGTCTTGTCGCCGTTCAGCCAGATGAGGCCGTCGTCGAACTCGTACCAAACGGGCGTCATCTCGGGCGCGCCCTTGTCGTTGATGGTGCAGAGGATGGCAGCCAGCTTCTCGCCAAAGAAGCCTTGCAGGCGCGGACCAATCGCAAGAGCCATGGTCAAGATCCCCCTTCAGTGTGCAGTGCGCGGCGTTCGGGGAGTTGAACCGTTGGGAGCGCTCCGACATTCCCGGCAATCGCCGCGTGCCGCGTGGCCAGGACCGGCTACCGCTCGAACGCCTCGGCCAGGGCCAGCACGCTGTCCGCCACGTGGGCCACCTCGACGCCGCTCGCGGCAAGGTCCGCCGGCGTGCTGACGCCCGTCCAGACCAGCAGCGCTGGCAGCCCCACCGCGTGCGCCGCCAGCACGTCCGTCTCGATGTTGTCCCCCACGAACAGGCACTCCTCGGGCGGGAACCCGACGCTCTCGACGGCCTCCGCCACAATCGTCGTGGACGGCTTCCCGACGATCACGTCTGGCGCGCGCCCGGCCGCCCGCTCGATGGCCGCCACGAACGCTCCGGCCCCCGGGATCGGCCCGTCCGCGCCGACGTACCGCCGGTCCGTGTTGACCGCCACGAAGCGCGCGCCGTTGAGCAGTGCCCGCATCGCCTGCTTCATCGCTTCAAGGTTGATCTCCGGGAAGTAGCCGGCCACCACGTACTCGGCCGTGTCCTCATCCGTCAGCCTCAGGCCGGCCTCTTCCAGCTCGTGGATCAGCCCGTCCGCGCCGAACGGAAAGACCGTGGCGTCGGGCTTCTCATGGGCGATGAACCGCGCAGTGGCCCGCAGCGCCGAGAAGACCTCGTCGTCATCCAGGGGCAGGCCGTGGCGTCGGAAGTTGGCCGCGACGACGTGATGGGCCATCCGCGAGTTGTTGGTGACGGCGCGGATCGCCTTGCCGTTGGCCTTGAGGGCCAGGAGTGCCTCGGTCGCCCCCTCGATGGTCGATCCTGGGCGCAACAGCGTGCCGTCGATGTCGAACAGGTAGGCGGAGTAGTCTGCAAGCGAGCGTGGCATGGCGCAAGGCTACACGGCATCGGGTTCGGGATGCTAGATTCTGGGTTTCAGGGTCAGGGCGATTGCCTGTTCATTGGTGTCCCCGAAGCATCATGGAACGGTCGGTCGGGGGTTGAAACCCCCGCCTACCGTCATTCAGTCGCTGCGTGACGGCCGCCGGGAACGG
The sequence above is a segment of the Chloroflexota bacterium genome. Coding sequences within it:
- a CDS encoding pyridoxamine 5'-phosphate oxidase family protein, which codes for MALAIGPRLQGFFGEKLAAILCTINDKGAPEMTPVWYEFDDGLIWLNGDKTRIWLHRMEASGKVTFFVMDPANLWRWAQVYGKVVEAAEDPGGNHINRLSHRYRGADYSGDRRTRRLLKVEITSVKGADGSREVKWDVGEAAE
- a CDS encoding glycosyl hydrolase → MVDLTAQPFNLDAEGVAWVQRTIETMTLDEQIGQLFVNLNVSFDPAYLDTVLDRFHIGAIRFRGADSATVQAHIRYAQQRSKIPLLVASNPEMGGFGSIDDGTLVTTHLGAGSHPDAEIARQMGRVAGAETTALGCNWAFAPIVDIHRNWRNTVVATRSFGNTPEVVIERATAFFDGISESNTACAIKHFPGDGVDERDQHVVTSWNTLGVEAWHATYGKVYRAMIAHGVQSIMVGHIGAPELSRHFRPGIADHDIMPGTLAPELLQDLLRGELGFNGLILTDASIMLGLTSAMRRREAVPATIAAGCDMFLFFRNAEEDFGYMLDGYRNGVITEARLHEALERILGLKASLGLHRTPRAALTPPPEALSVVGCEAHRAVAASIADKTVTLVKDTQGNLPLRPETHRRIRLYGVTGEPDFTGTDQTGYLRIAQEELERAGFEVQAFKTAQQRIAEGETGVTFHSMVQSEANAAYPERYDAAIIFANVKGFAQEGVIRIKWSTAMSPEIPWYATEVPTVFVSLSLPNHLIDVPMVKTVIHAHVPSREAIRAVVEKLQGRSPFQGTYNENVFCDSFDTRR
- a CDS encoding HAD-IIA family hydrolase; the encoded protein is MPRSLADYSAYLFDIDGTLLRPGSTIEGATEALLALKANGKAIRAVTNNSRMAHHVVAANFRRHGLPLDDDEVFSALRATARFIAHEKPDATVFPFGADGLIHELEEAGLRLTDEDTAEYVVAGYFPEINLEAMKQAMRALLNGARFVAVNTDRRYVGADGPIPGAGAFVAAIERAAGRAPDVIVGKPSTTIVAEAVESVGFPPEECLFVGDNIETDVLAAHAVGLPALLVWTGVSTPADLAASGVEVAHVADSVLALAEAFER
- a CDS encoding VOC family protein, coding for MSAAPGYEFHHIHVFCSDLEATAHWFIEGVGATLVGRGESRGVPSVTLSLGGAPVLLRPAREGETLAEAGARRFGTDHFGLKVADIDATVAELRSRGVQIEVEPWDFSPSMRIAFIKGPDEVRIELVQSLP